The DNA sequence GCCACTACTACCGCTTCCCCTACTGTGATCATATGCTCACCTTCCCAACATTGGTTCGGAAGATGAGATCTCGCAAAGGTTCATCCTCCTATGTGGGTTATGAGTGAAGCAATTCAACGTGAAAGTCTCTGTCCTGACTCCCATGTCCTCCTCGATGGGATCCTCACTACGATCTGCTGTTTTCACATTCTCACCTTCACCTGATGGGAAAAGGGGGTTGAAAGCCACGGACTCGGTCGGTACCATGCCTGTCATCCTCTAACACATCTACGGGGGGTATTTCTTTATAAATTTTTCTCTAAATTCGCATTAGATGTCGAAATTAACAATCAAAACGCGTATAATACTGAAGGTAATAACAAAATAATTGGCAATTGTGGCACATAATTACAGAGATTGAAGAAGATGTGTGAGCAAGGACACTAACCGAAGACAATGAGAGGGTCTGAGCGCTGGTCGTAAACAAAGATGATGAAGGAGCTATTAAATACAGACAGTAGCGCTAACTGAAGTTAAGAGGACAATGACCTGAACGGTGGGAGCGACATACAAATAGAGGTAATCAAGGGAGAGGTTCTGAACTACATAGCTATGTAGCTCCTGAGATAGTAGGTAGTCCCCTCCTATCGGATCAGAATCGCTTTTGACTCATAAGTTCCTTGAAGAACCTTAAGCTTGAAGTAAGACTTCCGCCCTCGCAGCAGTTTCAGAATAGATAGATTTGAATAGACATAGGGGGCTGTCGAGCGTGGTGATCCTCAACCCTACGAGTAAAAGATGCTCCAGATGTGGGATGATCAATGCCCCGAAGGGAGCTTAAGAATGCGGGTTGATAGGCAGCTAAATGCTGCATTCAGATGGAGGGTCTTTCTCTAAGCACTAGGCTCTTCAGAGCTGATGAGGGCTCGGAGCGGGTTCGCCCTGACGGGGGCCGATGATAAAGAGGCTGGTGGGCCCCAAGAGCTGCGTGAGTCTATAAGACTACTTAGCTCAGAACCCCAAAGATATACTTCCTTTATTTACCATTCACACCATAGTACTTCTCTGGGATCATCACGACCCTCTATCTTAGAGCGGCTGACGGGTATGCTTCACGACGGAATGATTGGGACTGCTCGGTGAAAATTTGTCCGGAAACAAAACGTTTCCGGACAACTCTATGGCCTGCGTTCAGGTAATTCATCTATCAGAACGACTTCCTTGACTCCACTGAGGATGGTCTTCAGCTTAATCAATTCAAATTCATCTATACCCGAGAGCTTGGCTATATACATTAAGGATTCCCAAGGTTCCCCGCTGGAGACACCACCAACTACGTACACATGATCAGCGAATATGATTCTCCTAACATCAACGTAAGGATCAAGATGCGTATTATAGTACAGGGTCTCAACGCGATCCCCCTCTATCCTCACTAGGAATGGGTACCTCACCTCGGCCATCGGATTCATCGTGCCGAAAGCATAAATAACGTTTCCTTCGGACTGCGCACTATTTAGGAAGCATGGTTCGAAACCAGGTAACCATCCCCTCCATCCGGGATCCACGTGATCGGCTAAATTCATTTCCCTTGTTATATTTCCCTCCTCGCTTAAGAAAGTGAGGATGCAAGGACCCCTCATTCCCACTAATAAGATCTCGTTACCGCTTCTAGTGAGCCCCCCTCCTTCAATGAAGTAAGGGCCTATCTTAACGCTCTTGTAGAACAACCTCCTACCTTCGAGGTCCACAGCCGCGATCCTCATCTCCTCGTGAGGTATGGGGCACCTCCTTTCAGTTAGATTGCACACTTCAGGTTTATCGTACCATAACAAGTAGATCTTCCCATCAATGTACTCGAGATTGGGGAAGCCGCAGGTCGACTCATACCACGATATGTTGAACTTGTCACCTACGGTGGCCGCAGGTCCCCCCGTCTCCTCCCTATCTATCACTTTAACAGACATTAAGATCTTCCCATCGCCACTTATCCTATCCAAGTAGTAGTCCCCTTCTTTATACTCCAAAGCGTATATAGAGCTGTTTATCAACTCAAAATCAGTGAAGTTACCGCTTAATTCCCATAGGACGCTCAGATCGCTATTATACATAATGAGACCTCCTGGTGCCGCGTTATACAAATCGTAGTAACACCAAGCCTTCATTAATAAGAATCTCGATTCGTTGAACTTCTGGGGCTTAATAGGTCTATGATGGTAGTCTAGCTTCACATAGTAGAGAGGGGTTAAGTTACCGTCAAGCATTAGAATGAGGTGTATATCCCTTATATCGACGGGCTGTATATCTCTTATATCAACGGGCAACTCAGTAATTTCCTCTGAGTATCTAACCATAGAGTAGCAGAAAGAATATATCCTATCTCCCATCTTGATCAAGTTATAGCAATACTCATTGGAGCCCCTTCTAGGCTCATACTCCATGATTACAGCTTCTCTCTTAACTGAGGGTTGTTCACCCCTTTTAGACAACTCCTCAGCCACTTTCTCCTGCCGGGGCTTTCCTCCCGATAGAAAGACTATTAAAACGGCTAGGGACAGTATGATTAGGATTAAGAGTATGACTCTTATCCTTATCATCGAGTTATTAATAAGTAGTTTCTTATAAAAGTTCTACGTCAAGAGCTATATATATACGCTGATTACATGAAAAACCATAAAAAATATAACTATTATACCCCACTTCGGTGATTCCGTGAGTTTCATGAGAGCGCTTCTATTAACTATCTCGACGGTATTATTGCTAACGGCTAACTGTCTCAGTTTATCGGCACAACCCGAACCTCAAGTAGATAAGGCACTACTAGAGGAGATGGAGAGGATAGAGAGGGATGTTGAGGAGTACTTAAAGGAGCATCCAATAGAGCTCATATGCGAGTACAGCTCCACCAAGAGCTCCTGCGATAAACTGACTGACCTCTACTACGATTCCTCATGGCATCGTATCTACGCGACTAACGGTGATAGACTCTGGTTCGGAAAGGTATCGTCAGCCACATTTAAGGCGACTTACTTCTCCGTGTTCAGCTCGAACGGTAGATGTTTAAACTGCGATCGTGACATTCAGACACTCAGAGACTGGAAAAGCCTGGATTGGATAAAAGATTACGTCATCCGTAGATATGCCTCCCAAGATTGGAAGAGGATACACGTCAAGTACTTCATACAAGCTAAAGTGACTAACTTCATAAAGAAGGGCACATCCGTAGTTTATCTAACTAACCAGTATTACGCTGAGCTCTGGAGCGAAGCCAATTATGATAGGGATTGGGGTTGGGTGAGTAAGTACGGCTACCCCGATGAGCCATACGGTGGGAGAGATAAAATACTGAACAAAGCTGTTTACGTGAGTGTTGGATGCCCTTACCACAAGCAGTTCCCAACGTATCACTGTAGGAGCTTCGGCCATCCCGATGTGATCACGCTCTGCTCCAACTTCCTACACCAGTTCCTCATACTGAGCTCTAGTTACTCCGTATCCGTGAGGGGAGGTTGAAACACCCCTAGGAATCTTACTTAACTCTTCAAATTTCCCACCCACTTGATTTTTGATGGGATTCCGAGACTTTATCCCACCGCATTGACGCAGACCCTCTTATCGGATCAAAATAGCTTTTGACTCATGAGCTCTTGGAGAACCTTGAGCTTGAAGTAGGACTCCCAACTAAAGATATACTTCATATTTACCATTCACACCGTAGTCAGGGGTCATCACGATCCTCTATCTTAGAGCGGCTGACGAGTATGTTTCACGACGGGACAGTTAGCGCTGCTCGGTAGAACGGTTTCCGGTCAACTCTATGGCCTCTGTTCAGATGACCTCCTCCCTGCCCTCAGGTGCTATCCCTGGGGCGAGAGACCGCATTTCTCAGGTTCACATCCCTCATCTTCATAGCCGTGGGCCACATCCTGTGGTGCGAGCTTCTGCCTATAGCTCCATCCAGCGCATCTGAATACCCACTCGGGCCTTCACCGCACACAAACATCGTGGGTAGGCTCTAATAATGTGAATACAATCTTATGAACTTTCATGAAATCAAGAACTACTGGCAATAACTTCATGGATTTTTTACAAGGGAATCAGATCATTTTCCTGATGCTCAGGTTGGCTAAAGATTGCGTAAGTAAGATGGTGACTGAGAACCCCTTCATAACGGGAGTCATCCTCTTCGGCTCTGCTGCCAGGGGGGTGAGAGAAGCGACCTAGACCTCCTGATACTCTGGGAAGAGCTCGGCCTAGACACTAGTGAGAGATATATTTATGTTTACAAGATGGTTTCGAGGTATTTTCCACAATCTCTAGGTCTAACGGTCATCGAAATGAGCTATTCTAGCTTCCTTAGTCTGAAGAAGCTCACTCCGCTCCTCCTGAATGTCATATACGATGGAGTAGTCCTCTATGATAAACACGGAAGATTAGAGGAGTTCCTCTCGAAAATAAGGGAAGAGATTAAAAGCAAAGGTCTGAAAAGGAAGAAAATTGGAAAATATTACTACTGGGAGCTCCCTGAGGCCGGCTCGAAGGTTGAGCTCGAGGTGTGAGGGTAGATCCAGGGGAGGAGGTGCTCTATAGGTTCAGGCTAGCTGAGGAGCACCTTGAAGTAGCGGCAATTAGGTTGCAAGTAGGAGATTAGGCGGGTGTCGTCCAGTCATCTCAATTAGCAGCAGAAAATGCAGCTAAAACTGTGATCTCCCACTTTCACATTCCAAGCTGGTCCCATGATCCCTCTAGAGAGCTCAGGGGACTTCTGGAGAGGATACCTGAGGATCTGAGGAGCTCCGCCGAGAGGTTAGCTGGCATATCGGAAACCCCTGCACCTGAGCATGGGAGAGCGAGCTACGGTGCGCCAGGGGAAAGGCTAACACCTAGGCAGCTTTACGATATGAGGAAAGCTAGAAGTTCATTAGAAGCTGCTAGAGAGGCCTTTGAGATCTCAAGAAGAATCTTGAGGAGTTTAGGTTATCCTTTATAGCAGCCGTTAGGTAAAGAAGCGAATGAAGGAAAATCTATGGAGGAAATCACTACACAGCTAAAATTTTACGGGAGCCATAGTGATAGGGAGCTCAAATACCGGCCGTGGCGAGAGATGACATGGGGCCGTCATATGCTGAGTACAGGAGCAGCTCCTTAACAGATGGATTTTCATAAATTCGTATCTATTTGATTCAGAAGAGTCTAAAATACACGATGAGGAAATAGTAGGGTTTCCGTGAGGTTGCTCATTGGAAATTATGTAAGATACATAGTGATGTCCGATATTTGACGAGAGAGAGTACTAGAAGCTCATGGTAAAATTCTGTCGGGTTCCATTCCCAGCTTAGCGATGAACCCTCTGATCTCCAGTAACAACCCATAGTATCTCAGGTACTATTAAGAAGTAGCTTATAAGTGGGTAATATCGCGCTTAATTCCTCCTATCGAAGTATATGTTCTTGGAAGACACGCTCAGAGGCACCCCTAGTACTATATCGGCATCTAGGAGCCCTAGCCTCTTAGCTGCCTTCCCTACGGTGAACATTATTCTATTATCGACGTTCAGAGTGGAGGCTGTCTTCACGGCAGAACCCAGAGCGATGCCCAGATTTATTATGCTTAACGCTACATCCTCAGTTATTCCAATGCCCTCTATTCTTTCCTTCATCCCCGCCTCAGCCATCTTGCAACCAACTAGGAGAAGCACCTCACTGTTCCTCAAGCTCCTCGAATCCCTCAAGAAGACATCGCCTAGCTCTGAAGCAAGTTCCTCCATTTTATCTGCTATCTTACTTATGATCTCCCCATCGTCAATTATCCTGCAGATCACGTTATCAACCCCCCTCGCCTTGGGAGCTGTTATCGCGGATATCATCATCAGCCTAGCTACCTGAACTAAGGCTTCCCTGAGCTCATCCCGATACATACGCATCTAACACGAGCGATGTGATTTAACCCTTACCGACCTCTTAATTTACCATGCGGTAAATTTATGAAGTCCTACCTCAACACAACTAGGGTGTTGGATGAGCGCGCTAGAGGAGGGGAAGGAAGCCATCAAGAGCATAATCAAGTTACTCCATTCTGGGGTAAGTGTTGACGAGTTGAAGAGTAAGTACGGAAATATCTTATCTAAGATCTCCCCGATGGAGATCCCTGTGATAGAACAGGAACTCGTCAAGGAGGGGATGAGTATTAGGGATATACTGAGCCTCTGCGATCTTCATGTCGCTCTCTTCAGGGAGAATCTCGCAGCTAGGGAGCTCAAAGGGATCCCGAAAGGGCATCCCGTAGATTTACTGATGAGGGAGAACGAGGTCATCGTGAGACTGGCTGAAGCCCTAAGTGTTTACGCTCAATCGCTAACTAAGGCAAAGGGAGAAGAGGGTAAAAACTTTCTGGAGTCCATGGAGAGCTTGATTAAGGAACTGAAGAGGATAAGGTTGCATTACAGGAAGAATCAGATGCTCATATTCCCTTACCTGGAGAGGAGGGGAATAACAGCCGTGCCCAGGGTCCTCTGGGGCAGGGAGGACCAGGTAATATCCAAGATAAGGGAGCTTGAGGGCTTGATGGACGGGGCTAAGGATGGGGGAGAGGAGAGACTAGCTGAGATATGCTCAAAGTCAATGAAGGTATCTCAGGAGTTGATGGACCTCGTCTTCAGGGAGAACAAGATACTTTATCCAGCTTCCTGGGCTCTGCTCTCTGAGGGCGAGTGGGCTGCTGTGCATGAGATAGCGAAGGAGATAGGGTACATCATCGAGGTAGAGGACGGTTGGTCCCCTAAGGAGGGACCGATCTACCCTTACCAGGTGGAGGGCTTGATCGGGGAGGAACAAGTCCGGATGCTACCGGCAGAGTTCAGAGCAGCTACGGGGTCAATAAGTCCCGACACCTATGAAGTAAGGAGGGAAGGAGATATCGAGCTCAGCACGGGATTCCTGAACGTGAAGGAGTTGGAGGGGATAGTGAGATCCCTACCGCTGGAGCTGACGTTCGCTGATGCTAACGATAGGGTGAGGTTCTACTCGGAATCGCTGTTCAGGAAGGGATTCATGCGTACTAAGACGATACTGGGAAGGAGGCTCCAGTTCTGCCATCCACCCA is a window from the Candidatus Korarchaeum sp. genome containing:
- a CDS encoding DNA-binding protein translates to MISHFHIPSWSHDPSRELRGLLERIPEDLRSSAERLAGISETPAPEHGRASYGAPGERLTPRQLYDMRKARSSLEAAREAFEISRRILRSLGYPL
- a CDS encoding DUF438 domain-containing protein, whose amino-acid sequence is MSALEEGKEAIKSIIKLLHSGVSVDELKSKYGNILSKISPMEIPVIEQELVKEGMSIRDILSLCDLHVALFRENLAARELKGIPKGHPVDLLMRENEVIVRLAEALSVYAQSLTKAKGEEGKNFLESMESLIKELKRIRLHYRKNQMLIFPYLERRGITAVPRVLWGREDQVISKIRELEGLMDGAKDGGEERLAEICSKSMKVSQELMDLVFRENKILYPASWALLSEGEWAAVHEIAKEIGYIIEVEDGWSPKEGPIYPYQVEGLIGEEQVRMLPAEFRAATGSISPDTYEVRREGDIELSTGFLNVKELEGIVRSLPLELTFADANDRVRFYSESLFRKGFMRTKTILGRRLQFCHPPRLENYVMLNVNKIRSGEIPYREFWTKLGERIIRVIVVGVRDEEGNYLGALEVVEDLTEVLNNPEEVKKRIVVL
- a CDS encoding DUF2148 domain-containing protein; this encodes MYRDELREALVQVARLMMISAITAPKARGVDNVICRIIDDGEIISKIADKMEELASELGDVFLRDSRSLRNSEVLLLVGCKMAEAGMKERIEGIGITEDVALSIINLGIALGSAVKTASTLNVDNRIMFTVGKAAKRLGLLDADIVLGVPLSVSSKNIYFDRRN